From the genome of Paucidesulfovibrio gracilis DSM 16080, one region includes:
- the tkt gene encoding transketolase, which yields MSQETLSNDQLVVNTVKGLIMDGTRKANSGHPGGAMSSADFATVLFKDFLNYDPQDPTWFNRDRFILSAGHESMLLYSLLHLQGFLPVEELQQFRQWGSKTPGHPEKHLTPGVEATSGPLGQGFSQSVGVAAAEAFLGETLGSDVVDHFTYVLASDGDIQEPVSLGSAILAGRWGLGKLIAFYDSNKVQIAGACSRVDCTNYAQAFESFGWHVQEVDGHDREAIAEAVKRAQMEVARPSIIIGHTVMAQGTAGREGDHETHGSPLPPEEIAASKTKMGLDPEQFFQVPDTALNHFRARFDALGKRVEDWKAALDAKLKDEDFAAKWNLFTGPRSGLQVEMPGFTPGESVATRKAWGACLNHIMDQLPQLVGGSADLDPSNQTAKFRDHVGCFGVDGFAARNLSFGVREFPMAAIVNGLALHGGVIPFGATFLTFSDYCRNAVRMSALQELPSLFVFTHDSFYLGEDGPTHQPVEHISSLRLIPEVIDLRPADATETALCLDVALRQEKRPSCLFLTRQGLPVLDPAEYPQMAEGVRKGGYVIQDPEGGPDAVDMVIVATGSEVSLSMKAAKLLSGYNIRIVSIPSVTLFEEQSREYKDAVLLPKVARRVAVEAGRPDIWYRYVGMDGLVKGMDHFGHSAPYKKLEEEYGFTPEALARLIQEKYA from the coding sequence CTACGATCCCCAGGATCCCACATGGTTCAACCGCGACCGGTTCATTCTGTCCGCCGGACACGAGTCCATGCTCCTCTACTCCCTGCTGCACTTGCAGGGCTTTTTGCCTGTTGAGGAGTTGCAGCAATTCCGCCAGTGGGGTTCCAAGACGCCCGGACACCCGGAAAAGCACCTCACCCCCGGCGTGGAAGCCACATCCGGTCCGCTGGGTCAGGGGTTCTCCCAGTCCGTGGGCGTGGCCGCGGCCGAAGCCTTCCTGGGCGAGACCCTGGGCAGCGACGTGGTGGACCACTTCACCTATGTGCTGGCCTCGGACGGCGACATCCAGGAACCGGTGTCCCTTGGTTCCGCCATCCTGGCCGGACGCTGGGGGCTGGGTAAGCTCATCGCCTTCTACGATTCCAACAAGGTCCAGATCGCGGGCGCGTGTTCCCGCGTGGACTGCACCAATTATGCCCAGGCGTTCGAGTCCTTTGGCTGGCATGTGCAGGAAGTGGACGGCCATGACCGCGAGGCCATCGCCGAAGCCGTGAAGCGCGCCCAGATGGAAGTGGCCCGGCCCAGCATCATCATCGGCCATACCGTCATGGCCCAGGGTACGGCCGGACGCGAGGGCGACCACGAGACCCATGGTTCGCCCCTGCCGCCCGAGGAGATCGCGGCGTCCAAGACCAAGATGGGCCTGGATCCCGAACAATTTTTCCAGGTGCCGGACACGGCCCTGAATCATTTCCGCGCCCGGTTCGATGCGTTGGGCAAGCGTGTGGAGGACTGGAAGGCCGCTCTGGATGCCAAGCTCAAGGATGAAGACTTTGCGGCCAAGTGGAACCTCTTCACCGGTCCCCGTTCGGGTCTCCAGGTGGAGATGCCCGGCTTCACCCCCGGGGAGAGCGTGGCCACGCGCAAGGCCTGGGGCGCGTGCCTGAACCACATCATGGACCAGCTGCCCCAGCTTGTGGGCGGCTCCGCCGACCTGGACCCCTCCAACCAGACCGCCAAGTTCCGCGACCACGTGGGCTGCTTTGGCGTGGACGGGTTTGCAGCGCGCAACCTTTCCTTTGGCGTGCGGGAATTCCCCATGGCCGCCATTGTCAACGGACTGGCCCTGCATGGCGGGGTGATTCCCTTTGGCGCCACCTTCCTGACCTTTTCGGACTACTGCCGCAACGCCGTGCGCATGAGCGCCCTGCAGGAGTTGCCCTCCCTGTTCGTGTTCACCCACGATTCGTTTTATCTGGGCGAGGACGGTCCCACGCACCAGCCTGTGGAGCACATCTCCTCCCTGCGGCTCATTCCGGAAGTCATTGATCTGCGTCCGGCCGATGCCACGGAAACCGCGCTCTGTCTGGACGTGGCCCTGCGCCAGGAAAAACGGCCGTCCTGCCTGTTCCTGACCCGTCAGGGACTGCCCGTGCTGGATCCGGCCGAATATCCGCAAATGGCGGAAGGCGTGCGCAAGGGCGGCTACGTGATCCAGGATCCCGAAGGCGGACCCGATGCCGTGGACATGGTCATCGTGGCCACCGGCTCCGAGGTTTCCCTGTCCATGAAAGCGGCCAAGCTCCTGTCCGGATACAACATCCGCATCGTAAGCATTCCCTCGGTGACTCTCTTTGAGGAGCAGAGCCGGGAATACAAGGATGCCGTGCTCCTGCCCAAGGTGGCGCGCCGTGTGGCCGTGGAGGCCGGACGTCCCGACATCTGGTACCGCTACGTGGGCATGGACGGCCTGGTAAAGGGCATGGACCATTTCGGACATTCCGCCCCCTACAAGAAATTGGAAGAAGAGTACGGGTTTACGCCTGAGGCGCTGGCCCGGCTCATTCAGGAAAAATACGCCTGA